One window of Lytechinus variegatus isolate NC3 chromosome 2, Lvar_3.0, whole genome shotgun sequence genomic DNA carries:
- the LOC121408629 gene encoding uncharacterized protein LOC121408629, producing MESCICAKCMAKYTKKLKDPMYTPQKHRKKERSVCFLSFFDMCTDTSQRDCNCTLESFNNCFSLKCISIPETSLCIKHRTQLSRFQNWECCSVCEDYIKTEDRRYSCATMVDIDKERLNNINENLSLNAESILCSSCYRYTLKQMNKPASSIDELQKMLKIEAAQHEINKTTQETIPDKVLYDVYLYVCTLCEKDKCFLLLTVYKYYVSKLRIICKEDMYYEHMKKSPSYLNGRIIHKFGDLSSTHRIARKYGLFYYPSHLSHEDILCAWHLSHSKLNKVQSNQSSDDIEMMDDESFSFTNTESDCNMQFRKIALECNELLRKQGRDITAHFIANPMSLAEFKFETAFDLFTPLIWNIICIITSTQDEIKFFKQSDMNIVKEYVQFPSEKGQASHRRKQRRVATILLLQFIINDENNYPLHVIVANCVKKMSHSTKLLKILYQIGFSCSESTLDRFLQDIHDKRAQAGPLSEIETSAFTIVSIDNVDVVTPYAAVTFDKSRS from the coding sequence ATGGAAAGTTGTATTTGTGCTAAATGCATggcaaaatatacaaaaaaattgaaggatCCCATGTACACTCCACAAAAAcataggaagaaagaaaggagtgtttgttttttatcgttttttGATATGTGCACTGACACATCTCAGAGAGATTGTAATTGCACTCTTGAATCattcaataattgtttttccttaaaatgtatTTCAATCCCGGAAACATCATTATGTATAAAGCACCGCACACAGCTGTCACGGTTCCAGAATTGGGAATGCTGTTCTGTTTGTGAAGATTATATTAAAACGGAAGACAGAAGGTATTCATGTGCAACGATGGTTGACATAGATAAAGAGAGACTTaacaatataaatgaaaatctgtCTCTTAATGCCGAGAGTATATTATGCAGTTCATGTTACAGATACACTttgaaacaaatgaataaaccaGCTTCATCAATTGATGAACTacaaaaaatgctgaaaattgaaGCTGCACAACATGAAATTAACAAGACAACTCAGGAAACGATACCAGACAAAGTGTTGTATGATGtttatttgtatgtatgtacattatGTGAAAAAGATAAATGTTTTTTGCTTTTAACTGTATACAAATACTATGTTTCAAAactgagaataatatgcaaGGAAGATATGTATTATGAACATATGAAGAAAAGCCCTTCATATCTTAACGGTAGGATAATTCATAAGTTTGGTGATCTTTCGTCTACGCACAGAATTGCACGCAAATATGGTTTGTTTTATTATCCTTCACATTTATCACATGAAGATATTCTATGCGCTTGGCATTTGTCACACTCAAAACTCAACAAGGTCCAAAGTAATCAATCAAGTGATGATATTGAGATGATGGATGATGAATCTTTTTCCTTCACTAATACCGAATCAGATTGTAATATGCAGTTCAGAAAAATTGCACTGGAATGCAATGAATTATTACGCAAACAAGGAAGGGACATAACCGCTCATTTTATTGCGAACCCAATGTCCTTAGCTGAATTCAAATTTGAGACTGCTTTTGATTTATTCACCCCCCTTATTTGGAACATTATTTGTATCATAACATCTACTCAGGATGAGATCaaatttttcaagcaatctgacATGAATATTGTTAAAGAATATGTACAGTTTCCATCTGAAAAAGGGCAGGCCAGTCACAGAAGGAAACAGAGAAGAGTTGCTACAATACTCTTGTTGCAATTCATCATAAATGATGAGAACAACTACCCTTTGCATGTCATTGTTGCCAACTGTGTCAAGAAAATGTCTCATTCAACAAAGTTGTTAAAGATCTTATATCAAATAGGATTTTCTTGCTCTGAAAGTACATTAGATCGATTCTTACAGGATATTCATGATAAACGTGCACAAGCTGGGCCCCTCTCTGAAATTGAAACATCTGCATTTACCATTGTGTCCATTGATAATGTTGATGTTGTCACTCCATATGCTGCTGTTACTTTTGATAAATCTAGAAGTTGA